One segment of Sphaerodactylus townsendi isolate TG3544 linkage group LG17, MPM_Stown_v2.3, whole genome shotgun sequence DNA contains the following:
- the TM2D3 gene encoding TM2 domain-containing protein 3 → MALQKQSRPSSPFPSWDLLARRASKAAQKLFAQPLGELFVCLCVFKFTKATGTPPYVILCPSNGPCGRLPPECVSCKTNNSCIYGKPVLFECQAKSQVHCIGPETFVIDMTCQFCWQLPPSDYTCSNPTNCKTVSCPRERYRANCTVKDHIHCLGNRTFPKMLYCNWTGGYKWSTALALSITLGGFGADRFYLGQWREGLGKLFSFGGLGIWTLIDVLLIGVGYVGPADGSLYI, encoded by the exons aTGGCCCTCCAAAAGCAATCCCGCCCCTCCTCCCCATTTCCCTCTTGGGACCTTCTTGCAAGAAGAGCGAGCAAAGCTGCACAGAAGCTCTTTGCACAGCCACTGGGGGAActctttgtgtgtttgtgtgtgtttaagttCACAA AAGCTACAGGGACCCCGCCTTACGTGATCCTGTGCCCCAGCAACGGGCCGTGCGGCCGCCTGCCTCCAGAATGCGTCAGCTGTAAAACGAACAACAGTTGCATCTACGGAAAACCGGTCCTTTTTGAATGTCAAGCCAAATCCCAGGTTCACTGCATC GGACCGGAAACCTTCGTTATCGACATGACGTGTCAGTTCTGTTGGCAGCTGCCTCCCTCTGACTATACCTGCTCTAACCCTACAAACTGCAAAACAGTCTCGTGTCCACGGGAACGGTACCGGGCTAATTGCACAGTGAAGGATCACATCCACTGCTTAG GCAATCGAACCTTTCCCAAGATGCTTTACTGCAACTGGACCGGGGGTTATAAGTGGTCAACTGCTTTGGCCCTGAG CATCACCCTGGGAGGCTTCGGGGCGGACCGCTTCTACCTGGGCCAGTGGCGTGAGGGCCTGGGCAAGCTCTTCAGCTTTGGCGGCTTGGGGATCTGGACCTTGATAGACGTGCTGCTGATCGGGGTCGGCTACGTGGGCCCCGCTGACGGCTCGCTCTACATCTGA